From Streptomyces durmitorensis, a single genomic window includes:
- a CDS encoding response regulator transcription factor: MTGTAAAPIRIVLADDERMVRTALRVILSAEPDLEVVGEAASGAEAVSVVRELRPDVVLMDVRMPEIDGIRATEQILQTQADPPRIVVVTTFENDSYVYEALRAGACGFLLKRADADSLVQAVRLVARSDSLLFPAAVRALAAEHARAKPAPPAWVARLTGRESEVLRLMAAGLTNAEIAGRMGVGPATVKTHVASVLAKTGARDRTQAVIAAYEAGFMNTE; encoded by the coding sequence ATGACCGGGACAGCCGCAGCCCCCATCCGCATCGTCCTCGCCGACGACGAGCGCATGGTGCGCACCGCCCTGCGCGTGATCCTCTCCGCCGAGCCCGACCTGGAGGTCGTCGGCGAGGCGGCCAGCGGCGCCGAGGCGGTGTCCGTCGTGCGCGAGCTGCGTCCCGACGTGGTGCTCATGGACGTACGCATGCCGGAGATCGACGGCATCCGGGCCACCGAGCAGATCCTTCAGACGCAGGCGGACCCGCCGCGCATCGTGGTGGTGACGACCTTCGAGAACGACTCCTACGTGTACGAGGCGCTGCGCGCCGGGGCCTGTGGGTTCCTGCTCAAGCGGGCCGACGCGGACTCGCTCGTCCAGGCGGTGCGGCTCGTGGCGCGCAGCGACTCGCTGCTCTTCCCCGCGGCGGTGCGCGCCCTGGCGGCCGAGCACGCGCGCGCGAAGCCCGCGCCCCCGGCCTGGGTGGCCCGGCTGACGGGGCGCGAGAGCGAGGTGCTCAGGCTGATGGCGGCGGGTCTGACCAACGCGGAGATCGCGGGGCGGATGGGCGTGGGCCCTGCCACGGTGAAGACACATGTGGCCTCGGTGCTCGCCAAGACGGGCGCGCGGGACCGTACACAGGCGGTGATCGCGGCGTACGAGGCGGGCTTCATGAACACGGAGTGA
- a CDS encoding sensor histidine kinase, with protein sequence MRTFASALFGRRARRRWIHLILGGALAMPYVFVGSVIVGPLLGEDNVFGSFTSQLGAFAVGLPLAAITALFPLTRPMSVAAVRALCDVPGDALADGPARSRQARGRTVAWFTLHLGFGGIISGMSLALPPFAAVLIALPFTSVLQGSRIGMPEVFGEGWMLALCPVIGLLSLAALAGCAAVAGGLLARWAPELLGPSPADRLAAAEQRAADLAVRNRLARELHDSVGHALSAVTLQASAARRVLDRDPEFVREALAAIEETTRRTVGELDAVLGVLREGGDGQASPTAPAPTLCADLDGLLKRTRAGGLRVKATVELGPGGPDALPPMVSREAYRIVQESLSNALRHTGPDAPVTLRIALDGADLEILAENPLPHGAPASRPGGGHGLRGITDRARLLGGTVRTGPADGVWRVSVRLPLKGPA encoded by the coding sequence GTGAGGACGTTCGCATCGGCCCTGTTCGGGCGGCGGGCGCGGCGCCGGTGGATCCATCTGATCCTCGGCGGCGCGCTCGCCATGCCGTACGTCTTCGTGGGCTCCGTCATCGTCGGACCGCTGCTCGGCGAGGACAACGTCTTCGGCTCGTTCACCTCCCAACTCGGCGCGTTCGCCGTGGGGTTGCCGCTCGCCGCGATCACCGCGCTCTTCCCGCTCACCCGGCCCATGTCGGTGGCCGCCGTGCGCGCGCTGTGCGACGTGCCGGGCGATGCGCTCGCCGACGGGCCCGCGCGGTCACGGCAGGCGCGCGGGCGCACCGTCGCGTGGTTCACGCTGCACCTCGGGTTCGGCGGGATCATCAGCGGAATGTCGCTCGCGCTGCCGCCGTTCGCGGCGGTGCTCATCGCCCTGCCGTTCACCTCCGTGCTGCAAGGCAGCCGGATCGGGATGCCCGAGGTCTTCGGCGAGGGCTGGATGCTGGCGCTCTGCCCGGTCATCGGGCTCCTCTCCCTGGCCGCGCTCGCGGGGTGCGCCGCCGTGGCCGGGGGCCTGCTCGCGCGCTGGGCGCCCGAACTCCTCGGCCCCTCTCCCGCCGACCGGCTCGCGGCGGCCGAGCAGCGCGCCGCCGACCTCGCCGTGCGCAACCGGCTCGCGCGGGAGCTGCACGACTCGGTGGGCCATGCCCTGAGCGCCGTCACGCTCCAGGCGAGCGCCGCCCGCAGGGTCCTTGACCGCGACCCGGAGTTCGTCCGCGAGGCGCTGGCCGCCATCGAGGAGACGACCCGGCGCACGGTCGGCGAACTCGACGCCGTCCTGGGGGTGTTGAGGGAGGGCGGCGACGGACAGGCGAGCCCGACCGCGCCCGCGCCCACCCTCTGCGCCGACCTCGACGGGCTCCTCAAGCGCACGCGCGCGGGCGGCCTGCGCGTGAAGGCCACGGTCGAGCTCGGCCCCGGAGGCCCGGACGCCCTGCCCCCGATGGTCTCCCGCGAGGCCTACCGCATCGTCCAGGAGAGCCTGAGCAACGCCCTGCGGCACACGGGCCCCGACGCCCCCGTGACGCTCCGGATCGCCCTGGACGGCGCCGACCTGGAGATCCTCGCGGAGAACCCGCTGCCCCACGGCGCCCCCGCGTCCCGCCCCGGCGGCGGCCACGGCCTGCGCGGCATCACCGACCGGGCCAGGCTCCTCGGCGGCACGGTCCGGACGGGCCCCGCCGACGGGGTGTGGCGCGTGAGCGTACGACTGCCCCTGAAGGGACCCGCATGA